A region from the Triticum aestivum cultivar Chinese Spring chromosome 3D, IWGSC CS RefSeq v2.1, whole genome shotgun sequence genome encodes:
- the LOC123080177 gene encoding uncharacterized protein, translating to MWGAKGEEKAGGACEEWSYQLGNKDTLSLKAPKKSPLALRMVVLTMTMICGVFICSMCMKQLGSDSWSRIVKIQVAEQSCNKSLIPPSEVQFVHYPQPLNYSRKECTCTPVRFFAIISSQRSGSGWFETLLNSHINVSSNGEIFSKKERRINISSIIKTMDMVYNLDWNSSASKNECTAAAGFKWMLNQGLVANQAAVVDYFNQRGVSVIFLFRRNLLRQMVSQLANNHDRYLKQLKGKHKAHVHTKDEANILAKYKPRLNTTTLMWSLKQADDYTRKALENLKSVRHITLYYEDLVQNRTMLVEVLDFLKVPVRKLVSRHVKIHTKPLSDQIENWDEVYNALNGTKFESFLNADYRT from the exons ATGTGGGGTGCCAAGGGGGAGGAGAAGGCCGGCGGCGCCTGCGAGGAATGGAGCTACCAGCTGGGGAACAAG GATACACTGAGTTTGAAAGCTCCAAAGAAGTCACCTCTCGCGTTGAGGATGGTTGTTCTCACCATGACTATGATCTGTGGGGTGTTTATTTGCTCAATGTGTATGAAGCAGCTAGGCAGCGACAGCTGGTCAAGGATAGTGAAGATTCAAGTTGCAGAACAGTCCTGCAATAAGTCTTTAATTCCTCCTTCTGAGGTTCAGTTTGTGCATTATCCACAACCACTAAATTACAGCAG GAAAGAATGCACCTGTACCCCTGTCCGCTTCTTTGCAATTATCTCATCGCAGCGGTCTGGAAGTGGCTGGTTCGAAACCCTTCTAAACAGTCACATAAATGTTAGCTCTAATGGAGAAATCTTCTCGAAGAAAGAAAGGAGGATTAACATTTCATCTATAATAAAGACAATGGACATGGTGTATAACTTGGATTGGAATAGTAGCGCTTCCAAGAATGAGTGCACTGCTGCTGCTGGCTTCAAATGGATGCTTAATCAG GGTCTTGTGGCAAATCAGGCTGCTGTGGTTGATTACTTCAACCAAAGAGGAGTGTCTGTGATATTTCTGTTCAGAAGGAATCTCCTCCGTCAGATGGTATCGCAACTAGCAAACAATCATGACAGATACCTTAAGCAATTAAAAGGAAAACATAAGGCCCATGTGCACACAAAAGATGAG GCGAATATACTTGCAAAATACAAGCCCAGGCTCAACACAACAACATTAATGTGGAGTCTGAAACAGGCAGATGACTACACTCGCAAAGCTCTTGAAAACCTAAAGAGCGTCCGTCACATTACATTGTACTACGAGGATCTCGTCCAAAACAGAACA ATGCTTGTTGAGGTGCTGGATTTCCTCAAAGTGCCAGTGAGGAAACTAGTCAGCCGGCATGTGAAGATACACACGAAACCACTGTCAGATCAAATTGAAAACTGGGATGAAGTCTACAATGCCCTGAATGGCACCAAGTTTGAAAGTTTCTTGAATGCTGACTACCGAACATGA
- the LOC123075194 gene encoding cysteine proteinase EP-B 2-like — translation MGQLSKKLLLASMVAAVLAVAAVELCGAIPLEDNDLESEEALWDLYERWQTAHRVPRHHAEKHRRFGTFKSNVHFIHSHNKRGNRPYRLRLNRFGDMSQAEFRATFAGSRVSDHRRDGLPRPQSVPGFMYAAVNVSDLPRSVDWRQKGAVTGVKNQGKCGSCWAFSTVVSVEGINAIRTGKLVSLSEQELIDCDTADNDGCEGGLMDNAFEYIKKNGGLTTEAAYPYRAANGTCNAARVAKSSPVVVRIDGHQDVPANSEEALAKAVANQPVSVAIDASGKAFMFYSEGVFTGDCGTDLDHGVAAVGYGVAEDGKAYWTVKNSWGPSWGEKGYIRVEKDSGAEGGLCGIAMEASYAVKTDSKPKPTPRRALGAWESQ, via the coding sequence ATGGGGCAGCTCAGCAAGAAGCTTCTGCTGGCGTCCATGGTGGCGGCGGTGCTGGcagtggcggcggtggagctgtgcGGCGCCATTCCGCTGGAGGACAACGACCTGGAGTCGGAGGAGGCGTTGTGGGACCTGTACGAGCGGTGGCAGACGGCGCACCGCGTGCCCCGACACCACGCCGAGAAGCACCGCCGCTTCGGCACCTTCAAGTCCAACGTCCACTTCATCCACTCCCACAACAAGCGCGGCAACCGCCCCTACCGCCTCCGCCTCAACCGCTTCGGCGACATGAGCCAGGCCGAGTTCCGCGCCACCTTCGCCGGCTCCCGCGTCAGCGACCACCGCCGCGacggcctccccaggccacagtcCGTCCCGGGGTTCATGTACGCCGCCGTGAACGTGTCGGACCTGCCGCGGTCCGTGGACTGGCGCCAGAAGGGCGCGGTGACCGGCGTCAAGAACCAGGGCAAGTGCGGCAGCTGCTGGGCTTTCTCCACCGTGGTCTCCGTGGAAGGCATCAACGCCATCCGGACCGGGAAGCTGGTGTCGCTGTCGGAGCAGGAGCTCatcgactgcgacacggccgacaACGACGGGTGCGAGGGCGGGCTCATGGACAACGCCTTCGAGTACATCAAGAAAAACGGCGGGCTCACCACCGAGGCCGCCTACCCGTACCGGGCTGCCAACGGCACCTGCAACGCCGCGAGGGTGGCCAAGAGCTCCCCCGTGGTGGTGCGCATCGACGGGCACCAGGACGTGCCGGCCAACAGCGAGGAGGCGCTGGCCAAGGCCGTGGCGAACCAGCCCGTGTCCGTGGCCATCGATGCCAGCGGGAAGGCGTTCATGTTCTACTCCGAGGGGGTGTTCACCGGTGACTGTGGAACTGACCTGGACCACGGCGTCGCGGCGGTCGGGTACGGCGTGGCGGAGGACGGCAAGGCGTACTGGACGGTGAAGAACTCGTGGGGGCCATCGTGGGGGGAGAAGGGGTACATCAGGGTTGAGAAGGATTCAGGCGCCGAAGGCGGGCTCTGCGGCATCGCCATGGAGGCGTCCTACGCCGTCAAGACCGACAGCAAACCCAAGCCCACGCCCAGGCGCGCGCTCGGCGCCTGGGAGTCGCAGTGA